A genomic region of Ensifer adhaerens contains the following coding sequences:
- a CDS encoding glycoside hydrolase family 25 protein has protein sequence MAKRYISTTGMILRLATFLGLAFAATIVRAGELEPWKTKSNAIIVDAYEMNSIDWETMLADKRISGFIAKASDGLPESFSCTGDHNGDTFNHCKTMWRKYAVSRELYQTRRMIARTHGLLWGAYHLARPGNPVDQANHFLDYADPRADELMVLDLEGIDPEKYMSLEDAAIFAGHIKTRTGRYPILYTNHITAKYIAAHRAKYRLLSRLPLWYARYKPDIRQVFPMGNWDSYALWQFSSGINCGKRRCPYRVPGTLDDIDVNVAAMSPLALKAIWAQGALLAEKPLPLTLIARAEQGAGTHVVARATATFSEPLLISRAGATSGAGSGVDMLVTGSIDFARHERAMQVAVAADDAAQGGCSKPSAVTGGAGPTTVQPPPCNTP, from the coding sequence ATGGCAAAGCGGTATATCTCCACCACAGGGATGATTCTGCGCCTCGCGACCTTCCTGGGTCTGGCATTCGCGGCGACGATCGTACGCGCCGGTGAACTGGAGCCCTGGAAGACCAAGTCCAACGCCATCATCGTCGACGCCTATGAGATGAACAGCATCGATTGGGAAACGATGCTTGCCGACAAGCGCATCTCCGGCTTCATCGCCAAGGCCTCCGATGGCCTGCCCGAAAGCTTCTCCTGCACCGGCGATCACAACGGCGACACCTTCAACCACTGCAAGACCATGTGGCGCAAATACGCCGTCAGCCGCGAACTCTACCAGACCCGGCGCATGATCGCCCGCACGCACGGGCTGCTTTGGGGTGCCTACCATCTCGCCCGTCCCGGCAATCCCGTGGACCAGGCGAACCATTTCCTCGACTACGCCGATCCGCGCGCCGACGAACTGATGGTGCTCGACCTCGAAGGCATCGATCCGGAAAAATACATGTCGCTCGAGGATGCCGCCATCTTCGCCGGCCATATCAAAACCCGGACGGGGCGCTACCCGATCCTCTACACCAATCACATCACCGCCAAATACATCGCCGCGCACCGTGCCAAATACCGGCTGCTGTCGCGCCTGCCGCTTTGGTACGCCCGCTACAAGCCGGATATCCGCCAGGTCTTCCCCATGGGCAATTGGGACAGCTACGCGCTGTGGCAGTTCTCGTCCGGCATCAACTGCGGCAAGCGGCGCTGTCCCTACCGCGTGCCCGGAACGCTCGACGACATCGACGTGAATGTCGCGGCGATGTCGCCGCTGGCGCTAAAGGCGATCTGGGCTCAGGGCGCATTGCTGGCTGAAAAGCCGTTACCGCTCACCCTTATCGCCCGAGCCGAGCAAGGAGCGGGCACGCACGTAGTCGCACGAGCGACCGCAACGTTTAGCGAGCCGCTGCTCATTAGCCGTGCCGGTGCCACAAGCGGGGCCGGCAGCGGCGTCGACATGCTGGTGACCGGCTCCATCGACTTCGCTCGCCACGAACGCGCCATGCAGGTAGCCGTCGCTGCCGATGACGCCGCACAGGGCGGATGCTCCAAGCCATCGGCCGTTACCGGCGGCGCGGGGCCCACGACCGTCCAGCCGCCGCCCTGCAACACGCCCTGA
- a CDS encoding BA14K family protein translates to MKALLKTGKSRWFSSIIAAAVLMTSAAPSQAFMPTPPRVEQQNDATNVQYRRPGYERRGNYYYYNGYRGYRYERPGYRYYNGWWYPMAAFGAGVIIGGAIAQPPRYTRPAPGYGNRHVQWCYDRYRSYRAYDNTYQPYGGPRRQCYSPYS, encoded by the coding sequence ATGAAGGCTTTGCTGAAGACCGGGAAGAGCCGGTGGTTTTCTTCGATCATTGCCGCGGCAGTCCTGATGACATCCGCGGCCCCGTCACAGGCGTTCATGCCGACGCCGCCGCGCGTCGAACAGCAGAATGACGCGACGAATGTTCAGTATCGCCGGCCGGGCTATGAACGCCGCGGCAATTATTATTATTACAACGGCTATCGCGGTTATCGCTACGAGCGCCCTGGATATCGTTACTACAATGGTTGGTGGTATCCGATGGCTGCCTTCGGTGCCGGTGTGATCATCGGTGGGGCGATCGCCCAGCCGCCCCGTTACACGCGTCCCGCGCCCGGTTACGGCAATCGCCATGTGCAGTGGTGCTATGACCGCTACCGCTCCTACAGGGCCTACGACAATACCTATCAGCCCTACGGCGGCCCGCGCCGCCAGTGCTACTCGCCCTATAGCTGA
- a CDS encoding transporter, protein MNLISPEIPGIVWAYRFLPGESRCQRIATDASIDSLLRGEGWVWVHLALSDARTPALIERISNLPPLAVTTLTSHDTQAAITVSDDIVHGTLVDFERTFDAVTKTIGWLHFAVSDRIIITTRLHPLRSIDRVKAAVEKSTKCARPIDLFEMIVIEFQRTLISLVLELTEELNVIEDHVYGEAGHRQQPGLAPLRRTVVRLHRHLRTILALLRRAAASDDDEVPPGFIDVAERLSDRLETVDRDVFALQERARLLHEEIDSKISSETNRHLYILSLMTAFLLPPTLVTGFFGMNTGALPFSDGTGTLYAALFIALSMAFAWWILRRIGIL, encoded by the coding sequence ATGAACCTGATTTCCCCCGAAATACCCGGTATCGTCTGGGCCTATCGTTTCCTGCCGGGCGAGAGCCGCTGCCAGCGCATCGCCACCGACGCCTCTATCGACAGCCTGCTTAGGGGCGAAGGATGGGTCTGGGTTCATCTGGCGCTCTCCGACGCACGCACGCCTGCCCTGATCGAGCGGATCAGCAACCTGCCGCCGCTCGCGGTCACCACGCTGACCAGCCACGACACGCAGGCAGCGATCACGGTTTCGGACGATATCGTACACGGCACGCTCGTCGACTTCGAGCGCACCTTCGACGCGGTGACCAAGACGATCGGCTGGCTGCATTTCGCCGTCAGTGACCGGATCATCATCACCACGCGCCTGCATCCGCTGCGCAGCATCGACCGCGTCAAGGCGGCGGTGGAAAAGAGCACCAAGTGCGCAAGGCCGATCGACCTCTTCGAGATGATCGTGATCGAGTTCCAGCGCACGCTGATCTCGCTGGTCCTGGAATTGACCGAAGAACTGAACGTCATCGAGGATCATGTTTATGGCGAGGCCGGACATCGCCAGCAGCCGGGGCTTGCGCCGCTCCGCCGCACGGTGGTGCGGCTTCACCGGCATCTGCGCACGATCCTCGCGCTGCTGAGGCGGGCCGCCGCCTCGGATGACGACGAGGTTCCGCCCGGATTCATCGACGTTGCGGAGCGGCTTTCCGACCGGCTCGAGACGGTCGACCGCGACGTCTTCGCGCTACAGGAACGGGCGCGACTGCTGCACGAAGAAATCGACAGCAAGATCTCCTCGGAGACCAACCGCCACCTCTACATCCTGTCGCTGATGACCGCCTTCCTGCTGCCGCCAACGCTCGTTACCGGGTTCTTCGGCATGAACACCGGGGCGCTCCCCTTCTCCGATGGCACCGGCACGCTCTATGCGGCGCTGTTCATCGCGCTTTCCATGGCCTTTGCCTGGTGGATCCTGCGGCGGATCGGGATTCTCTGA